Genomic segment of Scomber scombrus chromosome 18, fScoSco1.1, whole genome shotgun sequence:
AGCGTAAGTGTGCCGCATTTAGGAGTTGCATCAAAGCATAAATGTGATCTGACAGAGACACACCCTGTTCCAAAAAAGCCTCACACACTCAATAGTGTAAAGCATGCGcgcacacataaatacacacaaacacaaattaagTGGTGTTATATAATACTCCACGACCAGACAAAACCATTCATACCAATATGTAGATTATTTATAGAACAAACTGTGTATTAAAATAACATATCCATGATTCATAAGAAAATTATGGTTTTATAGTTCCAGTGGCCAGTATATTTTTCCCCAACGGTTTTTCCAACACATGCAGCAACAGAGATAAAAGTATCTCTGCAGCAAACAGTATCTATATTGCTTCTTATTGGTTTGAATGTATGATAAGCAAAGATGCAGaacaaatgttgtttgtttgaagtGTTTCCCACACAGATAAGATGATCAGGAAGTGAGTCAGGGTATCACCAGAGTGCCGCACAGCAACAAGCTTTTTCAAGACCTCGCCACATTTTTTCCATCTCACACTATCTGTTCAGTGTTATTTGATTgctgattacatttttcatagagcttgtaataatgtgtttttccatcttgtAACTAATAAAGGCTCTGTTTACACAGTGCGTTGAAGTATCTTAAGTAACCAGCCATCAGAAGTACGTCATTTCACTCTGAGCCAGCCTACTTCTACTCCAGCCTGCCTTTTGCAGCACTGACTCAGAGGGTGTTTCCCGGCAATGCAGGAGGACTGTTAGGGATTTCTCTTCAGCTGACATTGTTTACATTTGCCTGCTTGGCAATTACAATAACTCCAACTGTAATTTGGTTTCTGGAAATtaagaatagaaaagaaaactaTCAGGGATTTACCTGAACGGACAAGCCAACAATATCTCAGTAACTTCATGACTTTTATTAAGTGAAAGCAAAACTGGGGAAGTCACAAAGATTCATAATGAATAGCTTTATCTTATCTAGTCACACAACCACTCtttttccagtttgtttttacACCATTAACAATGTGTTCATTCTGACTATCACATGCTGACCTGTAAGCTCACATCATTGCCTAATTCTGGCTCTGGGGTGACTCAAAGTAGCATTTTTACTACAAGCCTGGTCTCAACCAATGACAAATTGTTGCATAAAATTACTAaggaaatgtaaatatttcatggTGGCCTGTTGGTACTTGTATGGCTGGTTTCCAGTAAAACTGTAGGCAGATTGTCACACTACAACAGGACCCAGAGTAGGAGTAACACTTTGATGACTCACAGTATCTCTACATGATTCCATCAACTGTAATGTGACATGTAAAAGTACTGAATTTCTACTTTTGGAAAAGTAAAAATTGCACCACACTCATTATGAACATGACATGATGGACGCCAGTTGGCAGTGTTTCATCACTGTTACTGAAAGAAACTTTAATACAAGTTTCCATATGATAACCTGGGCGTATTTGTTAACTTAAATGTCTTGCACaatcaaaacaagacaaagttTTTCGTCTTCTGTGAGTATTGCTTCCTTGAAATCTGGGATCTGTGAAATATGTGATAAGACTAAAATAGCTAAGGTTATTTTGAGAACAGTTTAACAGCCAGAAGTAGTCATGCACAATCATGTCAGTGGTAATGGCTTATAATCAAGGTCTAATTTTGTAGCATTCTCTCATATTCCTGCCACATCTGTTCTTTCTAATTTCTGGGAAATACCCCTCCTGAAGCAAAGCAGAGCAGTAATATAAGAGTTTATGCATAGAGCAGAGGACTCAGGTTTAAAGATGACAGTGAAGATGGAAGTGTAGATTTATATTAGCCTATTAGAGCCAGAGAGTGTTGTAGCGCACAGGGGAGTGGAGTGCTAACAGTAAATCTGGAGGCctggaggaggaacaggaggagcgtGACCGGAGAAGAGTCTGAGAGGGTGGGACTTGCGGGCCAAGGTGACTCACTGCCTCTCCCTGGTTGACTCTGATATCTGGCATCTGGAGCTCATTGACTACGACTCCATAGCAACCAGCAGTTGTGGAATTGTAAACAGACTGACCGACTGGAAAGACGAGCGGGAATCAGGCTTTCGCTGTTTCTCCACTGTGCACACAAGAGCACCAACGGGCCTGTCTGCTCACTGTATGCGCACGTGCTGAGTTCAAAGGGagtaaaaaaggcaaaatgacACATATAGAGTCCACACTGTGCGGTAAAGGCCTGAGCCCTATGCACAGCATAGTAGTGTACAGTATGATCTGCAACTTTCTGAAGCATTCAGGAGTCAGTGAGGCTGtacttttcagaaaaaatatgtcAGAGTTACTTATTCCACTATAAAAAGTGACTTTTTAAATTGCTGAACAAATATTTAATGGTCACAACTTCTCATGTTCTTCTTTCATAATGTTAGATGAGCGAAATTTGAGAACTCCATGATCTGGATCTAGCATAGGTTTGTGAGCTTCTGTGCCCAGACATATATGCACTCAACATGAGATCTTGCAACATAACTCTAACACCAGTTCCTCCGATATACATTAAAAGTTAATAGAGATCATGCATTTGCTGTCTGGGCCCTCAAACTCTGGAACAGTTTTCCTTTTGAAATGTGTCTTGCTACTTCAGTGACCTTCTTTAAATCTctattaaatacacatttttcataaacatgtatttttgtattcGTTGCTCTTTATGTGCCATGTCACTTTTAACTTCTACTTTGTATTGTACCAAtgatttttgtttattgtttttttctttagttttttgtgAAGCTCCATGTAACACTGTTTTggaaaaatacatatacataaaagattattttttacaatcatTGTGGTTGGGGCGAGatatacacaaaacatttatGACTTTGCTAAAATCtttagtaaaaatgttttaaaaattacaaaatatggACTGGTTTCCCAAGTATCGCAACAAACTGCCCCATTTTGTTGAATTTCACTAGATTTCACTGTGTGGCCTGTACTAAGTGGTTTTACTTCTGTAACCTtcctcatttttttcatcattaaaatcTACAAAAAGTTGGAGGAATTACTGGGCAACTTATAGCAGCATTTCTCTGGGGAACAACCTTTCTAAAGTTCCCCCTCTTCTGAGAACCACCAGCACCATATAAAACTGATCAGTCTCTGTGGCACTCTAATAAACAAACTGCAGTTTTAACTTAGTGTGGAcagtaaaatacatatttacaagTTAATTTCTGCTACTGAGTGGAAGACATTAGCTTACTACAAATGCTAATGTTAGAAACCAATTAGGCCCTGCATTAGCCAGTTTATCACACTGTCAGTGAAGTAGTTCATGTACATTGTCCTACTTAGATTACCATACTGGAATTGTTGCTTGATATAGTTAATGACTAGCATTTCCCAGCTCAAGTGAGACTTTTGGTGAGAGCCGCATTCACTGGTTGTGACATGAGGAACTTGTAACTAGCTGAgctatgtttttattctgtcaaTGCTCCTTGTCAAAACCTCATGAGAGAagtattttttttgaaaaaaaaagaaaaaagtacacTACGTACATGAAATTTGATGATCGTATATTTAGAACAAAAATGTTGCTGGAAATGTTTTGAATATAAATGGCTTATCTTACTATGCAAACTTACCTGATGtcacttctctttttctcctcatgaGCATGTAACCAAAGTTCATTCCAGTCATCTCTCTCATTTTCCATTAATGTAATAGTGGAAAAAGTAGACTAGCTCAGCAGTGTTACTGTTAAGACTAAGGGAAAACAtaaattactcatttatttattcattattttattaaattcaattatatttattgatttatgaaaTTTCCCCTGGCTAAAAAGACTAACATCGAATTTTCTACTAGTTCGTATTAGTTGTAAGGTCACACAGTACTTTGTGGTGCTAATTTCAAGAAAATTCACTGGAAGACAGTTCTGTGTTTCATATCAACTGTGACACGTTTGAATGCAGCTGCAGGGGACATACAGGTACTTCCTCAGTTTAACCTGAAGTGGTAGCTGTAGAGCAGCAAAGCGGTTGGGGGTGTATTCATGATGACACCAAAAAAATGGGTtgtattttaatgcatttacatttgtgaataaagaattttcctaaaataaagtgTTCAAAAGAATGTTGTCCTTATCCTCTATTGTAAGCTGGATAACTGCATTGTGAAAGACTTTCCATTTTTGTTATGTAAGTGCGACCAAAAAGATCTCTATTTAACCACCTGTCTAATCTTGTTTTGCCATTCATGTATTGTGTGATAACTTTCCTATGGTTTCTTTTAATGTTTCGAATAAAATGACTGTTCccaaaaatgtttgtaaaaatTTGCAGTGAGGCCGTCTGAGGCCAGGAGAGCAATCAAGGAGTCAAACACTGCACGTTTTTTCATGCCCAGTAGTTTTGAAGCAGCATTTCTGAAGAACATTTAAGTATTCCCAGCCCCATCCTGCACTTGGAATGAATTTAACCATAAAAGTTATACATGCGCTTCCCATATACTCTGATTGATTTGTTCTGagtaattaaatgtttttgtttttggaatATGTCCTGTTTTGCAGGGAGAGAAAATAGTCTTCCAAAGTAGTATTGCATCCTTATCTGAGCCAAAAGGGactttttatgtgtatttaattgtatttttaaattctatATCAACACATTACTGAGACATTGTTCTGGACCACTCACAAAGCACAAATCACCTCAGAGACCCTTTATCTCTGTGAAACCTCTGCACTGAGCCCTATTGGCTGAGAGGAGACAGTTAAGTGCTGTGGAGGCAGGTAGAACAGGAGCTCCTTCCCGTAATTATGTTGGATGTGGAGGCTATTGCAGATTCCCGTTCATCCATTATTTTAGCAGTTTGCAGTAAATGTGCATGCATTCCTGGCTGTAGTCTGTCTcaatgtgagtgtgtatgttcaGTGTAGATATGAAGAATCTGTACTTTCACATGGGTTATAACAAAGAAGCTGCATCTGGGAAAGTAATCAGTGATAAGTCACTGTAGAGAACAGAATTGGTAAAcccttgtgttttgttgtgttaatTTGACCCCATTGTTacatatgtaaaaaatactAATTGCAAATATGTTTCCAATTTGACCTAATTAGAATCCAATATGCAGAAAAAATTATTGATTTGGTAATCCATCCTGTTGCCACAAACCGGACCTGAATGTTTAATGAAGTAAGAAGATACAGAAATGACCATAAAGCATTGTAATTACACCAAATATGGAAAGACTGTTTGCCAGATTTCAAGATGAACATAAAAAAAgtactcacacactcatacatacagaTGAAAACCAGGCAGCTTTTACAAAGGAAAGAATTCAACGGAGCACAGGATGCGTTGCTCTAAAAATAATCCTAACAATAATTTGCGCTTCGGAGGAAAGCTATTATAATTTATAGCACAGCTGGTTCCTGATTAGAGGCTTTGTCTGCTTGCACTCACATGTAAACTGTAATACAGTATGCTTTCTGTGGAAGCTGTTGTTTCAGCGAGCAGGTGAACAGATAGCATGTCATTGTGGTTAAACTTAAGAACACGCTGTTCCAAAGAGTTGGCCGCATTCTGCTTGATTTCTGGATAAGGTTACCATGTGCGAATGAAAATACAACACGTCTGAGAAATTCCTGTGTTCTGAAGTTACACGTGTTGACATATTTTACTTAtgggtgtgtgtttattcaCAAGACCGAAGATAATTCTGAGAATTTGTAACGCTTTCTAAGAGCAATTCATCTTAAGCAGACTGCTGCATCATTATGTATATGCATGTGAGAGCGTGTTAGGGCACTTAAACACCTACAGAGAATCCAGTGAGTCACACCAGAAAAAAGGAGTCAACTCGCACTTCTGTAGAAGCCTGGCTGAGTACAATGTTATTTTGTAGTTCCGGGGTATTTTGTTAAAGGTTGCTGCTTGAATTCTTTGTTAGAAGAGCAAGTTATCAGCTCAGAAAATAGGTTGCTTTGCAGGAGATGACGAAAAAAAGAGTGAACCACATGTGATGTAACCCTGACTTGATTCAAAGATGTGTGCATATGATGTGCATTGTGTTTCACTATTAGTGAGGATAAAACCCCAAAAGTCAAAATACTAAGAATTTCCACCTCCCTGTGCGCCACCCACTCTGTTAGTTCATTCTGCATGTGTAAATAATATTTTCAATCatcagaaaacaaatcaaacaatgATATCTCATGTCATAGAAAAATAGTGCTCTTTATTATAAATTACTGAAATGTTCATACGAATATAAATAAGTGCAAAGTTGTATCAGTCTGCTTGCTTCgtcaaacttctcaaatatcTTCAAGCATCCACAGCCAGCGGTTTGTCTGGCAAAAGTACATCTTTATAAAAGACAGCACAAAAACAGATTTACCATTTCATCTTCACTTATGTAAACATCGTTTTAAggacaaaacagtaaaataagatACATTATGACTCTTCTCCTTACTAGGAAAAGACAGATACcatatttaatacattcatttgtaAGCAGTGACGATCCTGTCGGTGCCACAAATACTACCACACATTTTGGTGTATATATTTCCTACACCACTGAAGCCATTTAAAAGTCTGACTCTTGGGATTTGTTAATAGCTCAGCAGTGGTACTGTACTCTCAAGTAAAATCCGGTAGGATTCAGCCATGTTGGTTTTCTAACAAACTGTTGTCTAGCTCAGGCAAGTTTGGCATAAAAACCTTCCTCTAAATGAAGTATCTGATGAAACCATACCAAAtgtcaatatatattttttaagttcaGCCCTTCTCATTGTGGCTGGTACAAATATGCACCCATGAGGCCAACACTGTCCACTCAAGTTTCCATTTGTCTGTGAATTTCCAGCGTACACTTGGTGAGAGATCCCAGGATACTGGATGGATGCATCTAATACGTCCAAGACTATCATCCAAGGTCAGCAAAAACAAGCCAGTCTGTTCAGAAAAGCCAGTCCAGATTTAATAAATGGATGCATTTTCTGAGGCTGATGTGCATGAGTTTAACAGCCTCACAGTACACtggttagcagcagcagcagcagaaggaaCCTGTGTGTCATCAGACTGTAGACAGCTGACTGTGAGCCTCACTTCAGTTTTCAGTAAGTTGTACGTCATCAGTGAGGCAGAGAAGGACGGTGGGGTTAACTATCTTTAAAACCAGATTACattgctctctttcttttggCCATTTTTGTGGATTAGTCCTCAATCCAGTGTCTCTTACTGAAATGTGCACCTTAAGAGACTCATGGCCACTTTTCTGTGAGAACCACACACATCTTGTCAGTAAAAAAACTGCTCCATTCGACAAGCTCAGTCTTAGGCTTGACTCTCTTGACTCTGCTTTGTCACTGCAGCTTTCCCACTCGTCTGGTACGTGGCTGAAACGTTCCAGTTTCTTTGTTGCACTCTTAAGTCTCTGCCCCCTCAAGAGCATCAGCCCAATGCCTCTTAAATAGGAGAGTCATATTCCTGGAGGAATTCCTTAAGATGATGAGGAAGTTGGTCTCTTTTAGTTGAAATGTCCAAATGTCCATTGACTGTCTTCCTGCACATGTGCTGCAAGGTGGACAAATTACAGGGGAGAGGTTTGAGGAGCTCCAGAGGGATTTTCTCTCCTCCAGAGTAAATGTAGTAAATATTCCCAGTGCGGGTGTTCCCTTTGCTCTGAGGCATGTAGTAATGAACCAGCTTGAGGATGCAGTCAAAGTGGGGTACAGATTGAATGTTCTTAGGGTCGGTTTGCAGGTAAAAAGAGGCTGTATCACATTGGATACGCAGATTTTTGGTACCCGACGCCGTCTTGACACTGAGGGTGAACAGGTGACGGTTGTCTGAGCTGTCCCGGATGAGGAAGGTACCGGTTGTCTCAGACGCCAGCATGGCGTTGGCTTCCTTTCCGGTGATGGGGCCCCAGTAGAAGCCACTCTCCTGGAGTTTTTGGAGAGTGGTGAGGACCATCTGGTACTGTGTCTTGGAGGTGAAAGTCTTGTAACGGTGAGGCAGCCGCATGTTGGAGTCCAAGAGGCTGCTGCTCATTGCGGAGTCAAACTTGCTGTGAGTTACCATGGCGCTGTGGTCGCACTCTAGGCAGCCTGGGGAGCACTTGGCACCACACAGACAAGAAGCGAAGAAGAGGTGAGGTCAAACAGAGGTTCAGAGGTTGACTGGGAGGGCACGACAAGGTCAGCTCTCAGTCTGTCTGGAAATGAAACACCTGAAGAAAAAAGATAGAGGAGGTGAGTTAATGTGTGAAACATGACACATTCAGTTTGTCAGAGTTTAACTGATACTCCAGATCTGTTTCATTCAGGTTGAACTCTACTGTAATACTCCTGTGGCTCTATTGGaaactttgattatttttccagATGTGGAAGTTCTGTACATCATGCTTTAATCAGTCCCAGATGATGAGGGAAATTGCTCCCGAGCGCCATGACTTCTTTTTGTCATCTAAAAACAAAATACTCTCATCTATTGGACATAACTTGTGACGTTTAGCTAAAATAGTTCAGTTTCAGATCTGGACTTTTTTCTGaaccttttgtgtgtgtgtgtgtgtgtgtgtgtgtgtgtgtgtgtgtgtgtgtgtgtgtgtgtgtgtgtgtgtgtgtgtgtgtgtgtgtgtgtgtgtgtgtgtgtgtgtgtgtgtgtgtgtgaaatatgcCCTCGGGACTGAGGCACCATGGTCAGTTCCAGTAAAGACAAACGTAATCCCGATTGCGCAAATTGCATGCCTTGACCGGTTTTACTAAACAAACTACCTAAATTACATAAACCCAACagtttaatatttgatttataaACCCTGTCTATAATATGTAATAAGTTTTATGTGGAAAAACATACCAATCCTCACCTTTAATGTTTCTCCAAAGTCGCTCTTTTAAATGTAATCCAATTATTGCGGGTCGCTGAGTAGGTGAATATTCACAGTTGTTCAGCGAGTGTCAGGTtggtaaagaaaaaaacgttttaaaagTTCTTTGGTAATAAACTTCGTGGTGCATGCACTCCTCCGTGCGTAGTGAAGTAAGAGTCGCTCTGCTGAGCTCTGAGTTATACTTGAAGCGGTGGGAGGAGGGCAGTCCTGCTTTAGTGAGAGGATGCTCCGCCTCTTGCCAGTaaacctctccctctctctctctctcggtagATTGAcaggaagctttttttttttttttttttaggattccTGCTATGAGAAGTCCCCCCAACCCCCATCCCCTCTCCCcacctcctcacacacactgttcctTCAAAGTGAACGAGTCTTCTTTATCTATAGtaactagtgtgtgtgtgtgtgtgtgtgtgtgtgtgtgtgtgtgtgtgtgtgtgtgtgtgtgtgtgtgtgtgtgtgtgtgtgtgtgtgtatatatatgtatgtatttatttattattataatttatttatttttaatctttcattttgaGAACAATCAGATAATATATAAGTTATTTTCCGTTTTTTATATAACAGTTCCGCTTTAGTGCTAAATGTGAGGTAATGATTCAGTCTAAACTGAGACAGTTTGTGTAATCGGTTTCTGAGAAATTCAGAGTAATTCTAGCTCAGAGAAGTAGTTCCCCATAGAGGGCGCCAGATTTTGAAAGGACTTTATTGCACAGTACAAGATTTCCCAATAGCAACATCTGGTAACCAAGGGCAGGTCATCACTGTCATTGTTGTGAAATGTTATACCtgtttttcctaaaaaaaaGGTTCATTACCATATTTTAGGATTGCTTCAAAGTTCCAAACATTTAGTAATACCCTGAGATCTATGTTAAAAACAGGTAAGAGCTCTTTCTAAATGCACTTTAACATGTGATTACATATCAAAAGGTGTACTTAGTTATGTTATTTACTGTGCCATGTACATACAACAGCCCAGTCCAAATGGACACATAAGATACCGAAAATATAATTGGATTggtgaaacttttttttccaatgaGAATGTAACACTTTACTTAAaccccctttttaaaaacatttcataaaacacaatataatgtaGTTGAAAATAGAACATGGTTTTATGATAAtgtagttaaaatgttttataataatcTAACCAGAAAAACCTATCAGGAAGGAAAGTAATTTCCTGGTAAAGTAAAAAGGAAgtacttttaatttattgcccacaCTGTTTTATGGTACTATCCTATTTGGTACTAGCCGTATCTAAGATCTGATAACACATCATTCGGAGAGTCCATTGTTCATTATCAACTGTCATTTTGTTATAATGTAGATGTTTTAAGGTTCTCCACCCATGGTAGTAACCCTAGACCTTCCTTTTACTGTAAGacttttatcatcattttctaataattatCATATCAGCATTTGACTTAGAAAAAGGAAGAATGATTGGGCCTCATCTTTGTCACcatgtgtgtgactgacagAGTGCTCATACGATCCACATCAGCTCCCTCCCTGCTGACTCAGCTATAACCACCTCTAGCCTCAGGTGGTTATTGTACTGTAGATTGACTTCAGGCTATAGTGTCATGTCAAGCTTTGCCTTCTGTTAACCATCTCACCCTTTTACTCATCAGTACCAGGcagggttttttgtgtttttttggttttttttacattgctgctcactgaaaataagaaacaaaacaacactgaaaGTTCTCGTTAAAATTCTTAAAAACACAGTACCTGTTTTGGTGTAACTCTAGCTTGGTGACGGACTGGAAGGAGGGGCTTGTGGGTAACAGATTGACGCCACAGGGCCTGATGGGTTTTGGTAAATGCCAGCTGTGTCCACAGAGGTGAGTCAGGTGTTGTCTGATTCAGCCACCAataggagaggaggaaggaaaatcGCAAGGATAGCCTCATGATTGTCCACTTGTTTCCAGAAAATCTATTGTGTCATCATTGTGAGGCATGTATTTAACATCCAAAGGCTCCCCAGGGTCTATAATGGGAGTCAATGGGAGGAAAGGAGCAATATGTTGGCTCAAGCAGGAGAGGAGACAACCTCCAGTCCACATCTCCATGGAAACCACTATGCACATTATTATAACATGCTGACTTGCTTTTTTAGAATGTACTTCATGTTGTAATTTTCCAAGTAGGTTAGACCCTTTGAGTCAGTGGAAGGGAAGGATCTTAGAAGTACAACTTAGGAGCGAGATGGTGAAAAAAGGCTTGTAAGCACCCCACGCatcaagacaaaaataaaataaacaaactgaagaCAGTGTGTATTTAACCAGAGGTCAACCCTCAAATGGCTGGTCAGTCGAGGCAGTTGACGAACCAAGTGACCTGGAGCTGAGACAGCTTCGTACTCTGTTGCTCTAGCACCCTGCGGGAGTCTGGCCAAACATCTGAGGCTCATGGTATGAGGCTTGGCAATGACAGTTTTGGCTCTGTATGAGTGTGTAGCCTGTCcgtgtgtgtgctttttatttttagtaggtTTACAGAATCTACttgaaatagaaaacaaaaattgccttttgtccatgtttttcatgtttctaaATGTGTATCCGGGCTCAGCTGAGTGTATTCTACCCACTAGTAATCCACTATGACACGAAGAGTCAAGGATTTTAAATCTACAGCTTCACTCACATGCAAAGTCAATGAATTCATCCTGACTTTAGTGGATGAGACAAGGTCTCGCACGCTAGCTTGTCGGTCTAAACCACTGTTTAGCTGAAAAGGCAGCTGTTTAAGTTTTCCCACACTGACTCAGAAATTTACTTTAGCTCATGGTTCCCGTAAACCCACCGGGagtaagggggaaaaaagcagagcTCTCAACAGGAAAGATtggtaaaaaacagaaaaaatgttattcaaaaaaatatttttgagcTGCTCGGTGTAGCAGAATTTCACTGAACAGGCCGATCTTTTAAAAGCGCTGCATGATTTTGCCAATTTCGTGAAATTA
This window contains:
- the socs3a gene encoding suppressor of cytokine signaling 3a, whose amino-acid sequence is MVTHSKFDSAMSSSLLDSNMRLPHRYKTFTSKTQYQMVLTTLQKLQESGFYWGPITGKEANAMLASETTGTFLIRDSSDNRHLFTLSVKTASGTKNLRIQCDTASFYLQTDPKNIQSVPHFDCILKLVHYYMPQSKGNTRTGNIYYIYSGGEKIPLELLKPLPCNLSTLQHMCRKTVNGHLDISTKRDQLPHHLKEFLQEYDSPI